Proteins encoded together in one Microcebus murinus isolate Inina chromosome 18, M.murinus_Inina_mat1.0, whole genome shotgun sequence window:
- the CALCOCO2 gene encoding calcium-binding and coiled-coil domain-containing protein 2 isoform X3, protein MEQTIEDPPTSAVLLDHCHFSQVIFNSVEKFYVPGGDITCYYTLTQHFIPRRKDWIGIFRVGWKTTREYYTFMWITLPVDLNNISAKQEVQFKAYYLPKDDEYYQFCYVDQDGVVRGASIPFQFRPENEEDLLVVTTQGEVEEIEQQNKELCKENQELKDSCVSLQKQNSDMQAELQRKQEELETLQSINKKLEQKVQEQKDYWETELLHLKEQNQKVSSENEKMGITVDQLQAQLSTQEKEMEKLVQGAQDKTEQLEHLKKENGQLFLSLTEQREHQKKLEQTVEEMKHKESAAAKKQQELTDENFDLSRRLGENKIIYDTLQREKERIEKENDVSRKVLPPACSPSRNAPSANQTLLMASVITSWNSSGYRPFV, encoded by the exons ATGGAACAGACAATAGAAGATCCCCCCACATCAGCTGTCTTGCTGgatcactgtcatttctctcAGGTCATCTTTAACAGTGTGGAAAAGTTCTACGTCCCTGGAGGGGACATCACATGCTATTACACCCTTACCCAGCATTTCATCCCCCGTCGAAAGGATTGGATTGGCATCTTCAGG GTGGGATGGAAGACAACCCGTGAGTATTACACCTTCATGTGGATTACTTTGCCCGTTGACCTAAACAACATATCAGCCAAACAGGAAGTCCAGTTCAAAG CTTATTACCTGCCCAAGGATGATGAGTATTACCAGTTCTGCTATGTGGATCAGGATGGTGTGGTCCGGGGAGCAAGTATCCCTTTCCAGTTCCGTCCAGAAAATGAGGAGGACCTCCTGGTTGTTACCACTCAG GGAGAGGTGGAAGAGATTGAGCAGCAAAACAAAGAGCTTTGCAAAGAAAACCAGGAGCTGAAGGACAGCTGTGTCAGCCTGCAGAAGCAGAACTCAGACATGCAGGCTGAGCTTCAGAGGAAACAG GAGGAGCTAGAAACACTCCAGAGCATCAATAAGAAGTTGGAACAGAAAGTGCAAGAGCAGAAGGACTATTGGGAGACAGAGCTGCTTCA CCTGAAAGAGCAAAACCAGAAGGTATCCTCAGAAAACGAGAAGATGGGAATAACAGTGGATCAGCTTCAG GCACAGCTATCaactcaagagaaagaaatggagaagctTGTTCAGGGAGCTCAAGATAAGACAGAGCAGTTAGAGcatctgaaaaaggaaaatggcCAGCTCTTCCTCAGTTTAACTGAACAG AGGGAGCACCAGAAGAAGCTGGAGCAGACAGTGGAGGAGATGAAGCACAAAGAAAGTGCTGCAGCGAAGAAGCAACAGGAGTTAACG GATGAGAACTTTGACCTGTCAAGAAGACTGGGTGAGAACAAGATTATATATGATACTctgcagagagagaaggagagaatagaaaaagaaaatgat GTATCCAGGAAAGTTCTTCCCCCAGCCTG CTCTCCATCAAGAAATGCCCCATCTGCGAATCAGACTTTGCTGATGGCTTCTGTGATCACATCTTGGAACAGCAGTGGATACAGACCCTTTGTTTGA
- the CALCOCO2 gene encoding calcium-binding and coiled-coil domain-containing protein 2 isoform X1, with amino-acid sequence MEQTIEDPPTSAVLLDHCHFSQVIFNSVEKFYVPGGDITCYYTLTQHFIPRRKDWIGIFRVGWKTTREYYTFMWITLPVDLNNISAKQEVQFKAYYLPKDDEYYQFCYVDQDGVVRGASIPFQFRPENEEDLLVVTTQGEVEEIEQQNKELCKENQELKDSCVSLQKQNSDMQAELQRKQEELETLQSINKKLEQKVQEQKDYWETELLHLKEQNQKVSSENEKMGITVDQLQAQLSTQEKEMEKLVQGAQDKTEQLEHLKKENGQLFLSLTEQREHQKKLEQTVEEMKHKESAAAKKQQELTDENFDLSRRLGENKIIYDTLQREKERIEKENDFLKKENHRLLNYMGLDYDSLPYQVPTSDQEGAEQNPGLVYGNPYSGIQESSSPSLLSIKKCPICESDFADGFCDHILEQQWIQTLCLKCPICNKVFPEREKQIFEDHVFCHSL; translated from the exons ATGGAACAGACAATAGAAGATCCCCCCACATCAGCTGTCTTGCTGgatcactgtcatttctctcAGGTCATCTTTAACAGTGTGGAAAAGTTCTACGTCCCTGGAGGGGACATCACATGCTATTACACCCTTACCCAGCATTTCATCCCCCGTCGAAAGGATTGGATTGGCATCTTCAGG GTGGGATGGAAGACAACCCGTGAGTATTACACCTTCATGTGGATTACTTTGCCCGTTGACCTAAACAACATATCAGCCAAACAGGAAGTCCAGTTCAAAG CTTATTACCTGCCCAAGGATGATGAGTATTACCAGTTCTGCTATGTGGATCAGGATGGTGTGGTCCGGGGAGCAAGTATCCCTTTCCAGTTCCGTCCAGAAAATGAGGAGGACCTCCTGGTTGTTACCACTCAG GGAGAGGTGGAAGAGATTGAGCAGCAAAACAAAGAGCTTTGCAAAGAAAACCAGGAGCTGAAGGACAGCTGTGTCAGCCTGCAGAAGCAGAACTCAGACATGCAGGCTGAGCTTCAGAGGAAACAG GAGGAGCTAGAAACACTCCAGAGCATCAATAAGAAGTTGGAACAGAAAGTGCAAGAGCAGAAGGACTATTGGGAGACAGAGCTGCTTCA CCTGAAAGAGCAAAACCAGAAGGTATCCTCAGAAAACGAGAAGATGGGAATAACAGTGGATCAGCTTCAG GCACAGCTATCaactcaagagaaagaaatggagaagctTGTTCAGGGAGCTCAAGATAAGACAGAGCAGTTAGAGcatctgaaaaaggaaaatggcCAGCTCTTCCTCAGTTTAACTGAACAG AGGGAGCACCAGAAGAAGCTGGAGCAGACAGTGGAGGAGATGAAGCACAAAGAAAGTGCTGCAGCGAAGAAGCAACAGGAGTTAACG GATGAGAACTTTGACCTGTCAAGAAGACTGGGTGAGAACAAGATTATATATGATACTctgcagagagagaaggagagaatagaaaaagaaaatgat TTTTTGAAGAAGGAGAACCACAGATTGCTCAATTACATGGGTCTGGATTATGACTCTTTGCCCTATCAAGTGCCTACTTCAGACCAGGAAGGTGCAGAACAAAATCCAGGACTTGTCTATGGGAACCCGTATTCTG GTATCCAGGAAAGTTCTTCCCCCAGCCTG CTCTCCATCAAGAAATGCCCCATCTGCGAATCAGACTTTGCTGATGGCTTCTGTGATCACATCTTGGAACAGCAGTGGATACAGACCCTTTGTTTGAAATGTCCGATTTGTAACAAGGTCTTCccagaaagagagaagcagaTCTTTGAAGACCATGTGTTCTGCCACTCCCTATAA
- the CALCOCO2 gene encoding calcium-binding and coiled-coil domain-containing protein 2 isoform X2 — protein MEQTIEDPPTSAVLLDHCHFSQVIFNSVEKFYVPGGDITCYYTLTQHFIPRRKDWIGIFRVGWKTTREYYTFMWITLPVDLNNISAKQEVQFKAYYLPKDDEYYQFCYVDQDGVVRGASIPFQFRPENEEDLLVVTTQGEVEEIEQQNKELCKENQELKDSCVSLQKQNSDMQAELQRKQEELETLQSINKKLEQKVQEQKDYWETELLHLKEQNQKVSSENEKMGITVDQLQAQLSTQEKEMEKLVQGAQDKTEQLEHLKKENGQLFLSLTEQREHQKKLEQTVEEMKHKESAAAKKQQELTEPKNQKTAVEEQLVQEVERLKAKVEAGKACFLEKYKECHRLHKQIRQLRVAAMEVKQYQKSRQEPMGMGSKESAVSTVIGMRTLTCQEDWVRTRLYMILCRERRRE, from the exons ATGGAACAGACAATAGAAGATCCCCCCACATCAGCTGTCTTGCTGgatcactgtcatttctctcAGGTCATCTTTAACAGTGTGGAAAAGTTCTACGTCCCTGGAGGGGACATCACATGCTATTACACCCTTACCCAGCATTTCATCCCCCGTCGAAAGGATTGGATTGGCATCTTCAGG GTGGGATGGAAGACAACCCGTGAGTATTACACCTTCATGTGGATTACTTTGCCCGTTGACCTAAACAACATATCAGCCAAACAGGAAGTCCAGTTCAAAG CTTATTACCTGCCCAAGGATGATGAGTATTACCAGTTCTGCTATGTGGATCAGGATGGTGTGGTCCGGGGAGCAAGTATCCCTTTCCAGTTCCGTCCAGAAAATGAGGAGGACCTCCTGGTTGTTACCACTCAG GGAGAGGTGGAAGAGATTGAGCAGCAAAACAAAGAGCTTTGCAAAGAAAACCAGGAGCTGAAGGACAGCTGTGTCAGCCTGCAGAAGCAGAACTCAGACATGCAGGCTGAGCTTCAGAGGAAACAG GAGGAGCTAGAAACACTCCAGAGCATCAATAAGAAGTTGGAACAGAAAGTGCAAGAGCAGAAGGACTATTGGGAGACAGAGCTGCTTCA CCTGAAAGAGCAAAACCAGAAGGTATCCTCAGAAAACGAGAAGATGGGAATAACAGTGGATCAGCTTCAG GCACAGCTATCaactcaagagaaagaaatggagaagctTGTTCAGGGAGCTCAAGATAAGACAGAGCAGTTAGAGcatctgaaaaaggaaaatggcCAGCTCTTCCTCAGTTTAACTGAACAG AGGGAGCACCAGAAGAAGCTGGAGCAGACAGTGGAGGAGATGAAGCACAAAGAAAGTGCTGCAGCGAAGAAGCAACAGGAGTTAACG GAGCCTAAGAACCAGAAAACAGCAGTGGAGGAGCAGTTAGTGCAAGAGGTGGAACGCCTAAAGGCAAAGGTAGAGGCCGGGAAAGCCTGTTTCTTAGAGAAGTACAAAGAATGTCACCGACTTCACAAACAGATCAGGCAACTCAGGGTTGCTGCAATG GAAGTGAAGCAGTACCAGAAGAGCCGGCAGGAGCCGATGGGGATGGGGAGCAAGGAGTCTGCAGTGAGCACTGTCATCGG GATGAGAACTTTGACCTGTCAAGAAGACTGGGTGAGAACAAGATTATATATGATACTctgcagagagagaaggagagaatag